A region of the Sphingobium yanoikuyae genome:
TGCCGATCGACTTGTGCAACTGGAACAGCGCAAAGCCGCGCGCGCCCAAACTGCCCAGCGCCCAGCCGACGGCGATCTGGAAGGCGAGCAGGGCGGCGATCGCCCAGTGCAAGGTGATGGCGGCCAGGCTGTAACGCTGCGGCATATGGACTACCCCGAAAATGACCCTGTTGGATTGGGCGCAAAATTATGTCGCGGGGGTAATGAAGTCCATCGTCGCAGCCGGAAACGATCCGTTGCCGGGTGGATCAGTGCAGGTCGATCGGCGCCGCCTCCGCGTTGGGCAGGCTGGCGCCCATCGCCTTGGCCAGGGTGGGCGCGATCGCGCGCATGTCGATCAGGCCCAGATCCTTGCCCGGCTTCACCCCCGGTCCCATCGCCATGAAGGTGGCGCGCAGATTGGCCGGTCCGGGGAAATAGCCGTGCATCCCCTTGACCGGTGTCGGCGCGACCAGCGGCGCATTGGCACCGCGGAAGATGTCGGTGACGAAGCCGGGCTTGAGGTTGATCGTGAAGGCAGCCTGCGGATTGCCACCAAGCTTCGCCATTTCCGCCCGGTCGACGATGCACTCGATGCCGTTGGCGGGATTGGCGGCCAGCCTGTCGAGCAAGGCCTTCACCTTGTCGGCCAGCATCTTGTCGTCGGGCCGGGCGAGCATGATCGCGGCCGATCCCCCGCCAATCCAGGGCATGGCCTGCCAGGCCGCGACCTTGCCGTCCGCGCCCAGGGTGATGAGGCCGGCGTCGATGAAGGGGCGGAACAGGTTGAGGCCGCTATGCGTCGCCTCGAACCCATGGTCGCTGACCAGCGCGATCAGCGCGTCGGGATGGGCCTTGCGCTCGGCGGCGACCAGGTCGCCGACGATCGCGTCGATCTTTTCCAGCACCCCTTTGGCGGCCGGCGTATCCGGGCCGCTGCCATGCTGCTCATGGTCCAGTGCGGTGAGGTAGACGGTCAGGAAATCAGGCTGGTGCGCGGCGATCAGGGCGGTGGCGAACCGACCCCTGTTCTGGTCACCGGACAGGCTTTCATCGATCCCCATGGCATAGGGCTGGCCAACCGCCCGTTCCAGCTCCGCCTTCAGCCCCGGCGTCGCCAGCGCGTCCAGCAATCGCGCGTCATCGGCATGGCCGGTGCGCCAGATTTGCGGCAGGTTCCAGCTTATGCCCCTGGCGGCGACGCTGACCGGCCAGTGGACATTGCCGGTGGAAAGCCCGGCTTTTGCCGCCGCATCCCACAGCATCGGCACCTTCACATCCTGCGCATACCAGTACCAGCCGCCTTGGTTGATCTGCATCGGGTCGAAGCTGTTGTTGCTGACGATGCCATGTCTGGCCGGCGACACGCCGGTCATCAGCGTGGTGTGGCTGGGATAGGTCAGGGTCGGCAATACGCCGGTGACGCCCGAGGCATGGGCGCCATCGGTCAGGAACCGGCGCAGATTGGGCAAGGCAAGGCCGCGCTTGTCCGCCTCCAGCACGTCGCCGGGGCGCAGCCCGTCGATCGAGATCAGCAGCACCGGCTCGGCCAGCGCCGGGAGCGGCGTGATGGCGAGCAGGGCGGAGGCAAGCAGCGCGGCCTTGTTCATCTTAGAAGCCCGCCTTGAGGGTGACGAAGAATTGCTGCGGCGCACCGATCAGCAGCGTCTGCGCGTCGCCGCTATTGCCAAAGCCGCCCGATCCGATCGTGCTGATATATTTCTTGTCGAACAGGTTGCTGGCGTTGAGCTGCACTTCGATCTGGTCGGTGACGCGATAGCCGATCGAGGCGTCCACGATCACCCGGCCATTGACCGACGCATCGTTGGTGTAGCTGTAATAGCGCTTCGACATATAGTTAGCGCCGATCCGGCCGAACAGCGGCCCCTGGTCATAATTGAGTTCGCCGCGCAGCATATGCTTGGGGCTGTCGACCACGGTCTTGCCCTTGATCGCCGCGACCAGCGTGCCGTCCGAGCTGTTGAGCACATCGTCGCGATAGGTGGCGTCGGTGTAGCTGTAGCTGGCATAGAGGCCGAAGCCCTGGCCCAGCTTCAGGTCGCCCGCCGCCTCGATGCCGACGGCGCGGACATTGCCGACATTCTGCAGCGCGGAGGCGAGGCCCAGGATCGGGCTGCCGACCTGCACCGCCAGCAGGCGGTTGCGGAAATTGACCAGATAGGCGCCCAGCGTGCCGTTGAAGCGCGACGTGTTGTAGCGCAGGCCCAGTTCGTAAGTGTCGGAACTTTCCGGCTTCAGGTCGTCGCGGATCTGGTCGAAGCCGGCCTGGTTGGTGGAGAAGGGGCCGGTGGTGGTGGCGCTGGCAAAGGCCTTGGTCACCTGAGTGAAGCCACCGAAGATTTCCGCCTCGGGGCTCAGTTCGACGGCGAAGCCGGCATGCGGCTGGAACCAGTTCTCGGCCTTGATCTTGCCCTCGGGGAAGCTGCTCGACACGACCGCCTCGGCCTCGTTGGTGACCTTGAAGCCCTTCCAGCCCAGGTTGATCGTCAGCATGCCGAGATCGATTTTGTCGCGGACATAATATTGGATCGTGTCGGTGGTGAAGTCGAACTCCCACTGGGTCGCGAACGGGTTCTTGGGATAGTCGCGGAAGGACAGGCCGGCTTCGGTGCGGCTCTTGAACGCATAGAAGCGGCGGGCCTGGTTGAACTTGTTATTCTCGTACCAGGCGCCGGCTTCCAGCGTCTGGACGCCGATCGTCGCATCGACGCTGCCGAAGGCGCCGATCCGATCCATGTCATATTCGGTGGTGCGGATCGACAGCGGCGAACCGCCGGTGGGGCTGGGGACGGACGGCGTCGCCCACAGGCCCATGCCGCTATTACTGTGATAATAGCCCTTGATCTTGAAATTGGCATGATCGCCCAGCGGCGTGCTGTAGCCGATCGCACCCAGCCAGTCCTCGCGCAGGCCGGCGGCGTCATAATAGGCGTCCCAGACCGACGTCACATTGTCGGGATAGACGGTGCCGGCGGCGGCGTTGCTGACCGGCGCGCCGGTTTCGCCGCGATTATTGCCGATGTCGGCATAGAGGACCGCCTTGGCATAGTCGGGCGACGTATTGTCCCATTTCCAGCCCAGGCGGTTGATCATCTCCATCGACATGTCCTGATAATCCTGCTCGCGGCGGTCCGAATAGCTCAGCCAGCCATCCAGCTTGCCGTCGCCGACCGGGATCACGACCTTGGCATTGACCATATGCTGGTCCTGCGTGCCCTGGCCCTTCCACTTGTCGGTCGAGCCGTATGCATAAGAGACATAGCCGCGAATGCCGTCGGCACTGCCCATGTTCAGCCGGGCGAAGGCGCGCCAGGTCTCGTCGCTGCCATAGGTGAGGTTGCCCTGTGCGCCCAGCGCATCGGCCGGATCCATCGAGAAGGTCTCGACCGTGCCGCCCAGATTGCCGGTCGACTGGGTGCCCAGCGAGCCCGAGCCCTGCGACACGCGGACGGTGCCGATATTCTCGCTGCTGATGGCGCGGGTGATGTGCAGGCCGTTATGATTGCCATAGCTCATGTCGCCCAGCGGAATGCCGTCGAAAGTGAAGCCGAGCTGGTTCTGGTTGAAGCTGCGGATGCTGACGCGCTGCGACCATTCATAGCTGCCGAACGGATCGGACGATTGGAAATTGACGCTGGGCAGCTTCTCGATGGCTTTGAGCGCATTGGTGCCGGGCGTCAGGGTGACGAGGTCGCGGGTGGTGATTTCCTGGACCTGGCGGGTTTCGCCCCGGCCAAAGACGATGATGCCGGCGCTGTCCGCGTCGGCCGCGGCATCGGCGGCGGGCGCCATGTCCTGGGCAAGGGCGGGTGCGGCGATGCAGGCGGTCGAAGCGAGCAGCAGGCTGAGTGCGTGGCGCATGGTGAAATCCCCCAATCATATGTGATTGGCGGGCGCTCTAGGCTGGGCATGTTGCACTGCAATGTGACTATCGCGACGCTGCGGCGTCAGTTTCGTGACAATATCGTTATGATTTTGTCTGTGTCATAAAGGTCGCAGTCGCGGCATTTTCGCCGCGAACATTGCATCGCAAGATCGCTGGGCTAAGAGCGAAAAAAACAATTTCAAGGAAAGCAGGACATGGCCAAACCCGAATCCTGGCGGTTCAGTCCCGACGCATATCGCTTCATCACGAGCATCGATACGCGTTTCCAGGATCTCGATACCATGGGGCACATCAACAATGTGGCCATTTCCGGTATCTTCGAAACGGCCCGTATCCGCTTTCATCACCATATGGGCCGCCACCCGCAGGAACAGGGCGTGCGCTGGCTGGTGGCCAATGTGAACCTCAACTTCATCGAGGAATCGCATTTCCCCTATCCGTTCGAGGTGCATTGCGCGATCGGCCATATCGGCCGCACCAGCTGGACGATCAGCTCGGCCGGCTTCCAGAAGGGCGTATGCGTCGCCACCTGCGACACCACCGTCGTCACCCATGGCGCCGAGGGGCGTCGCTCGATCGACGACACGCTGCGCGAAGCGATGGAACTCAACTTCATCCGCAAGCCGGCGGAATAAGGCCCGGCGCGCCGTCAGGCGAAGCCGTGCATCCGGCGCGACCATTGGAAGGCCAGCACCGCCCCCTTGGCGGGCTGGATCATCGCCAGCCCCAATATCGCCGCCAGCGTCGGCCATAGCACCGCCTGCCAGCCCAATGGGATGGCCAGCGCGGCATTGACCTCGATCATCAGCGGCACCAGCAGATGGCCGAGCAGCAGGATGACGATATAGGCCGGGAAATCATCGGCCTGATGCCCGTCCCAGCGCTGGCCGCAATGGCTGCACGCCGACACCGGTTTCAGGAAGCGCGCGAACAGCTTGCCCTCGCCACAGGCCGGGCAGCGGCTGCGCAGCCCCAGCAGCAAGGCCGGTTTGAACGGACGCGGTTCGCTGGTCGGGGCAGGGGGCTGGTCGGACATGACCCCTGTCTAGGCCAGCTTTGCCCCGCCGGGCAATGATGGCGCCACCTGCATCGCTCTTTCGTGCGCGCCAAAGCCTGTTAAGAGGACGCCATGCGCCTGCCTGGTCCCACCGAAGCCTTTGCCCTGTTCGACGATGCGCGCGTCCAGGGGGCAGCGCCCGCGCGGCTGTATCGCGATCCGGTGTCGGTCATCGCGGCCTGGCGGATGGAGGAAGTGCAGCCCGCGCTCGACCGCATCGCCGAGGCGCGCGAGGCCGGCCTGCATGCCGCCGGCTATATCAGCTATGAAGCCGGGCTGGCGCTGGAGGAGCGGCTGGCGCCGATCGCGCACCGCCCGCCCAAGGGCGGCCCGCAGGCCATGCCCTTGCTCTGGTTCGGCCTGTTCGAAGGGTGCCGCTTCATCCCGGCCGATGGCGTCGCGGACCTGCTGCCCGATCCTGCGGCGATCAGCGTCGATGCGCCCTGGCCTTTGGTCAGCGAGGCCGACTATCGCGCGCAGTTCGACCAGGTGCAGGAACTGATCCGTGCCGGCGACATCTATCAGGTCAATCTGACCTTCCCGTGCGAACTGCGCTTCGCCGGCGATCCGATGGCGCTCTATGCAGCGCTGCGTCCGCGCGCGCAGGCTGGCTATGGCGGCATCATCAATATCGGCGGGCATCAGATATTGTCCTTCTCGCCCGAACTCTTCTTCACCCAGGTGCGCGGGCAACTGACGGCGCGGCCGATGAAGGGCACCGCCGTGCGCGATCATGATCCGGAACGGGATGCCGCCCTGGCGACCGAGCTGGCGCGCGATGCCAAGCAGCGCGCCGAAAATCTGATGATCGTCGACCTGTTGCGCAACGATCTGTCGCGGGTGGCACGGGCCGGGTCGGTCACGGTCCCCGACCTGTTCAAGGTCGAAACCTATCCGACCGTCCATCAGATGGTCTCGACCATTCGCGGTCGGGTGCTGCCGGGGCTGGCGCCGGTCGACGTGTTGCGGGTGCTTTTCCCCTGCGGATCGATCACCGGCGCCCCCAAGGTGCGGGCGATGGAGATCATCGACATGGTCGAGCCTTTCGCCCGCGGCGTCTATACCGGGGCGATGGGCTGGATGGATCCGGCGGGGGACGCGGCTTTCAATGTTGCCATTCGCACCATTTGCGTCGAAGAAGGAAGCGGTATCGGTCGCCTGGGCCTGGGTTCCGGCATCGTTGCGGATTCGGATGCGTCGGCCGAATGGGCGGAATGCCTGGCCAAGGGGCGCTTCCTGTCGCTGGGATGAAAGATGATTGCAGTGGGGCGTGAATAGGTTCGATGTCGGTGGCTGACGGACGATATGATCTGCTCGAGACCATGGCCTTCGATCCGCATGAAGGCGTGCGTCTGCTGGAACTGCATCTGGGCCGGCTGAAGGACAGTGCGCAGGCGCTGGGCTTCGCCTTCGACCGCCACAGCGTGCGCAACGAGCTTCAGGCCGCCACTTTCCGCCTGCGCGAACTCAGCCGCGTGCGGCTGCTGGTGTCGCGCCAGGGTTCGGTGTCGATCGAGGTGCGCGAACATCGCACCTGGCCCAAGGCGATCATGCAGGTGAAGGTCGTGCCCCGACTCGCCGCCGCCACGGATCCCCGGCTGGAGCACAAGACCACCGACCGTTCCCTCTATCGCGACGCGCTGCAGCGCGGCGGCACCTATGAGGTGCTGATGACCGACGAACAGGGCTATCTGACCGAAGGCTGCTTCTCCTCCATCTTCGTGGAGCGGGGCGACAAGCTGGTGACGCCGCCGGCCTCGCGCGGGCTGCTGCGCGGAATCCTGCGTCAGAGCCTGCTCGACATAGGCGAGGCGGTGGAGGGCGATCTGCGCATCCATGATCTGGAACGCGGCTTCTTCATCGGCAATGCGTCGCGCGGGATGGTCGCGGCCTCGCTGGTCCGATAGTTTTCCTAGGACGCGCACAAGCCAATAACCGGCAACTGGCGGTTGCTCCGGCGTCCTTTGCGCACTAAGGACCGCCGCGTCTGCCTGCGCGGCAGGCAAGGAGATAATATTATTTTTTGTCGCGATGCCGTCGAGCGCGGACTCTTTTGTCCGTTTGGGCATCGCTCTGGAGAAAGATCATTGCCATGAGCCAGACTTCCGCAGCCCTCGGTCGCATCCAGCCCTCCGCCACCCTGGCGATGAGCGCGCGCGTGAATGCCCTTAAAGCCGAAGGCGTGGACGTCATTGGTCTTTCCGCCGGCGAACCCGATTTCGACACGCCCGATTTCGTGAAAGAGGCGGGGATCGAGGCCATTCGCAAGAATCTGACCCGCTATACCGATGTCGACGGCACTGCCGACGTCAAGGAAGCCGTCGCCTTCAAGTTCAAGCGCGACAATGGCCTGATCTACAAGCGCAGCCAGATCAGCGTGAACTCGGGCGGCAAGCACACGCTGTTCAACGCGCTGGTCGCCACCGTCGACGTGGGCGATGAAGTCATCATCCCGGCGCCCTATTGGGTCAGCTATCCCGACATCGTGAACTTCGCTGGCGGCACGCCCGTGTTCATCGAAGGCCCGGCCAGCCAGGGCTACAAGATCACCCCGGCGCAGCTCGACGCCGCGATCACCCCGCGCACCAAGTGGGTGATGCTCAACTCGCCGTCCAACCCGTCGGGTGCCGCCTATTCGGCGACCGAACTCAAGGCGCTGGGCGATGTGCTGCTGCGTCACCCGCATGTGCTGGTGATGACCGACGACATGTATGAGCATGTCTGGTACGCGCCGACCCCCTTCGCCACCATCGCCCAGGTGTGCCCGGACCTTTATGACCGCACCCTGACGGTCAACGGCTGTTCCAAGGCCTTCTCGATGACCGGCTGGCGCATCGGTTTCGCCGGCGGTCCCGAATGGATCATCAAGGCGATGGGCAAGCTGCAGTCGCAGTCGACCAGCAATCCCTGCTCGATCAGCCAGGCCGCTGCCGTGGCTGCGCTGACCGGCCCGCAGGATTTCCTCGAAGAGCGCAATGCCGCCTTCAAGAAGCGCCGCGACATGGTCGTCGCCATGCTGAACGACGCGCCGGGCCTCGACTGCCCGACGCCTGAAGGCGCCTTCTATGTCTATCCCGACGCCAGCGGCGTGATCGGCAAGGTGACGCCCAAGGGCCAACTGATCGACAGCGACGAAGCGCTGATCGGCTATTTCCTCGACGAAGCGAAGGTCGCGGCCGTCCATGGCGCCGCCTTCGGCCTCTCGCCGGCCTTCCGCATCAGCTATGCGACCTCGGAAGAGGTGCTCAAGACCGCCTGCGTGCGCATCCAGGAAGCTTGCGCAGCGCTGAAATAAGCGCCAGCCGATGATCGTCGGCCTGCAATAAGCTCTTGAAAATCCGGTCGCTATACTGTCTATCGCGGCCGGATTTTTCCATTGTCTCAGAAATTGAAACGGTCTTTTTCGCACTGCAGCGTCTTGTGATTGACGCCGCAGGCGCTATATGCCCGTTGCGTAAAGAAACTTATGTGCGGTGGCATTTCGTCGCTCCACTCCCGTCCTTGGTCGAAAGCCGCTGTTCGGCGCGATCATGTTCAGACAGGGGCAAGGCGCAATGTCCTACCGGGCGACGATCGCGAAGATATCGCGACAGAAAGGCTTGGCCATGTTGGCGTTTTTGAAATCCGAACTGTTCTTCCGCTTCCTGGGTGGCTTTGCCATCGGGGCGGTCGCGATGTTCGCGCTTCAGCCCAATAACGAGCCGCCGGCGCTGACCTCGACCGCGATCGCGTCGACCGCGACCCCTGTCGGCAGTGCGGCGCTCTAAGGGCCTTTTCCTACTCCCCCTTGCGGCGCTCGCCGCCGCGTCTTCCCCATTGCATGCCGAACCTGCCGTCCCCGCGCCGATTCCGGCGCTGGATGCGCAGCCGACCCGATCGCTGGAAACCGCGATCTTCGCGGGCGGCTGCTATTGGGGCGTGGAGGGCGTCTTTTCCCATGTGAAGGGCGTCAGGCTCGTCGTGGCAGGGTTCGCCGGCGGCCCGCGCGACCGCAAGGTCGATTATGACATGGTCAGCGGCGGCGATACCGGTTTCGCCGAGTCGGTCCGGGTCACCTATGATCCGAAGCTAGTCAGCTATGGCACGCTGCTGCGCATCTTCTTCTCGGTCATCACCGATCCTACCACGCTCAATTATCAGCGGCCCGACAGCGGCACCCAATATCGCAGCGCGCTCTTCCCGCTCAATGCCGAGCAGGACAGGGCAGCGCGCGCCTATCTGGCGCAGTTGCAGAAAGCCGGGCTGTGGCGCGACCCGATCGTGACCAAGGTGGAGGCCTTCACCGGCTTCCAGGATGCCGGGGCCGATCATCAGGACTTCATGGCCCGCTATCCCTACCACCCCTATATCCAGCGCTGGGACATGCCCAAGCTCAAGGCGTTCCGCGCCATGTATCCCACGCTCTACCGCGTGGTTCCCGCCGCCTGATCGCGCCGGTGCTGGTCGATGGCGGTGTGGCAGGCTAAGCCCCAATCATCGCCGCCAATGTCATCGCCGCCAAGGGAGCCTCCTCATGTCCGACATCACCGGCCTGCACCTTCTCTCGACCCTCGCGCCCGATGGCCGCCTGACCGTGGCATTGGCAGAACAGACCCTGCCAGCGCCGACCGGATCTCAGGTCGTGTTGCGGGTCGAGGCGGCGCCGATCAATCCATCCGAT
Encoded here:
- a CDS encoding alkaline phosphatase family protein gives rise to the protein MNKAALLASALLAITPLPALAEPVLLISIDGLRPGDVLEADKRGLALPNLRRFLTDGAHASGVTGVLPTLTYPSHTTLMTGVSPARHGIVSNNSFDPMQINQGGWYWYAQDVKVPMLWDAAAKAGLSTGNVHWPVSVAARGISWNLPQIWRTGHADDARLLDALATPGLKAELERAVGQPYAMGIDESLSGDQNRGRFATALIAAHQPDFLTVYLTALDHEQHGSGPDTPAAKGVLEKIDAIVGDLVAAERKAHPDALIALVSDHGFEATHSGLNLFRPFIDAGLITLGADGKVAAWQAMPWIGGGSAAIMLARPDDKMLADKVKALLDRLAANPANGIECIVDRAEMAKLGGNPQAAFTINLKPGFVTDIFRGANAPLVAPTPVKGMHGYFPGPANLRATFMAMGPGVKPGKDLGLIDMRAIAPTLAKAMGASLPNAEAAPIDLH
- a CDS encoding acyl-CoA thioesterase — protein: MAKPESWRFSPDAYRFITSIDTRFQDLDTMGHINNVAISGIFETARIRFHHHMGRHPQEQGVRWLVANVNLNFIEESHFPYPFEVHCAIGHIGRTSWTISSAGFQKGVCVATCDTTVVTHGAEGRRSIDDTLREAMELNFIRKPAE
- a CDS encoding TonB-dependent receptor → MRHALSLLLASTACIAAPALAQDMAPAADAAADADSAGIIVFGRGETRQVQEITTRDLVTLTPGTNALKAIEKLPSVNFQSSDPFGSYEWSQRVSIRSFNQNQLGFTFDGIPLGDMSYGNHNGLHITRAISSENIGTVRVSQGSGSLGTQSTGNLGGTVETFSMDPADALGAQGNLTYGSDETWRAFARLNMGSADGIRGYVSYAYGSTDKWKGQGTQDQHMVNAKVVIPVGDGKLDGWLSYSDRREQDYQDMSMEMINRLGWKWDNTSPDYAKAVLYADIGNNRGETGAPVSNAAAGTVYPDNVTSVWDAYYDAAGLREDWLGAIGYSTPLGDHANFKIKGYYHSNSGMGLWATPSVPSPTGGSPLSIRTTEYDMDRIGAFGSVDATIGVQTLEAGAWYENNKFNQARRFYAFKSRTEAGLSFRDYPKNPFATQWEFDFTTDTIQYYVRDKIDLGMLTINLGWKGFKVTNEAEAVVSSSFPEGKIKAENWFQPHAGFAVELSPEAEIFGGFTQVTKAFASATTTGPFSTNQAGFDQIRDDLKPESSDTYELGLRYNTSRFNGTLGAYLVNFRNRLLAVQVGSPILGLASALQNVGNVRAVGIEAAGDLKLGQGFGLYASYSYTDATYRDDVLNSSDGTLVAAIKGKTVVDSPKHMLRGELNYDQGPLFGRIGANYMSKRYYSYTNDASVNGRVIVDASIGYRVTDQIEVQLNASNLFDKKYISTIGSGGFGNSGDAQTLLIGAPQQFFVTLKAGF
- the pabB gene encoding aminodeoxychorismate synthase component I encodes the protein MRLPGPTEAFALFDDARVQGAAPARLYRDPVSVIAAWRMEEVQPALDRIAEAREAGLHAAGYISYEAGLALEERLAPIAHRPPKGGPQAMPLLWFGLFEGCRFIPADGVADLLPDPAAISVDAPWPLVSEADYRAQFDQVQELIRAGDIYQVNLTFPCELRFAGDPMALYAALRPRAQAGYGGIINIGGHQILSFSPELFFTQVRGQLTARPMKGTAVRDHDPERDAALATELARDAKQRAENLMIVDLLRNDLSRVARAGSVTVPDLFKVETYPTVHQMVSTIRGRVLPGLAPVDVLRVLFPCGSITGAPKVRAMEIIDMVEPFARGVYTGAMGWMDPAGDAAFNVAIRTICVEEGSGIGRLGLGSGIVADSDASAEWAECLAKGRFLSLG
- a CDS encoding DUF983 domain-containing protein — protein: MSDQPPAPTSEPRPFKPALLLGLRSRCPACGEGKLFARFLKPVSACSHCGQRWDGHQADDFPAYIVILLLGHLLVPLMIEVNAALAIPLGWQAVLWPTLAAILGLAMIQPAKGAVLAFQWSRRMHGFA
- the msrA gene encoding peptide-methionine (S)-S-oxide reductase MsrA codes for the protein MRRSKGLFLLPLAALAAASSPLHAEPAVPAPIPALDAQPTRSLETAIFAGGCYWGVEGVFSHVKGVRLVVAGFAGGPRDRKVDYDMVSGGDTGFAESVRVTYDPKLVSYGTLLRIFFSVITDPTTLNYQRPDSGTQYRSALFPLNAEQDRAARAYLAQLQKAGLWRDPIVTKVEAFTGFQDAGADHQDFMARYPYHPYIQRWDMPKLKAFRAMYPTLYRVVPAA
- a CDS encoding aminotransferase class IV, whose amino-acid sequence is MSVADGRYDLLETMAFDPHEGVRLLELHLGRLKDSAQALGFAFDRHSVRNELQAATFRLRELSRVRLLVSRQGSVSIEVREHRTWPKAIMQVKVVPRLAAATDPRLEHKTTDRSLYRDALQRGGTYEVLMTDEQGYLTEGCFSSIFVERGDKLVTPPASRGLLRGILRQSLLDIGEAVEGDLRIHDLERGFFIGNASRGMVAASLVR
- a CDS encoding pyridoxal phosphate-dependent aminotransferase is translated as MSQTSAALGRIQPSATLAMSARVNALKAEGVDVIGLSAGEPDFDTPDFVKEAGIEAIRKNLTRYTDVDGTADVKEAVAFKFKRDNGLIYKRSQISVNSGGKHTLFNALVATVDVGDEVIIPAPYWVSYPDIVNFAGGTPVFIEGPASQGYKITPAQLDAAITPRTKWVMLNSPSNPSGAAYSATELKALGDVLLRHPHVLVMTDDMYEHVWYAPTPFATIAQVCPDLYDRTLTVNGCSKAFSMTGWRIGFAGGPEWIIKAMGKLQSQSTSNPCSISQAAAVAALTGPQDFLEERNAAFKKRRDMVVAMLNDAPGLDCPTPEGAFYVYPDASGVIGKVTPKGQLIDSDEALIGYFLDEAKVAAVHGAAFGLSPAFRISYATSEEVLKTACVRIQEACAALK